In Microcoleus sp. FACHB-831, one genomic interval encodes:
- a CDS encoding EAL domain-containing protein, protein MSDINEHIGTSDRPKSESDSHHFDATQEDILIVDDIPENLRLLSTMLVKQGYNVRKALSGHMALKAVQTVIPDLILLDIMMPSMTGYEVCEKLKSDPKTASIPVIFLSALSESLDKVKAFGVGGADYITKPFQLEEVLLRVQNQLALRAAKIKNKQLNSELERRVQERTRELEVANEDLTREIGERRLLEDKLLKMAFSDALTGLPNRVLFTQRLEEVLNRANKDSTYQFAVLFLDCDRFKIVNDSLGHFVGDELLVALAGRLEATLLEGDTLARMGGDEFAILLNNIENINTATQVAEQILKALSFPFELKRQKVFINASIGITLGNLNYERPEHLLRDADTAMYRAKTLGKGQYRIFDPAMHDAALQVLHLETDLRKAVNQQEFTVHYQPIVALDSGSIVGFEALVRWYHPQRGMVSPVLFIPIAEETGLINPIGNFVLREACHQLRLWHQEKLTDYPLTMSVNISARQFAQPNLIEQIDQILGETQLAPQSLKLEITESAIMDNATSATAILQQLRERQVQLSIDDFGTGYSSLSYLHSFPVDNIKIDRSFVQRLDVNPDNVGLVPAIISIARALGMSAIAEGIETTEQLGQLRTLNCDFGQGYLFSKPLPAKQATDLIASAPQW, encoded by the coding sequence ATGAGTGATATAAACGAACATATTGGCACGAGCGATCGCCCCAAAAGCGAGAGTGATTCTCATCATTTTGACGCCACCCAAGAAGACATTCTTATTGTTGACGATATACCAGAAAATTTGCGCCTCCTATCTACGATGCTGGTAAAACAGGGGTATAACGTCCGCAAGGCTTTAAGCGGGCATATGGCGCTAAAGGCTGTGCAAACTGTTATTCCGGATCTGATTTTGCTGGATATTATGATGCCCAGCATGACTGGGTATGAAGTTTGTGAAAAACTGAAATCCGATCCAAAAACTGCCTCTATTCCCGTAATTTTTTTGAGCGCTCTTAGCGAAAGTCTAGACAAAGTAAAAGCGTTTGGTGTCGGTGGAGCAGACTATATTACTAAGCCATTTCAACTTGAAGAAGTTTTATTGCGCGTGCAAAATCAACTGGCACTTAGAGCTGCGAAAATAAAAAACAAACAACTTAATTCCGAACTCGAAAGGCGAGTTCAAGAGCGCACTCGCGAGCTAGAAGTAGCTAATGAAGACCTGACGCGGGAGATCGGCGAACGTCGTCTTCTGGAAGACAAACTGCTGAAAATGGCATTTTCTGATGCTCTGACAGGCTTGCCAAATCGAGTTTTATTCACCCAGCGTCTAGAGGAAGTTCTCAACCGTGCCAATAAAGATTCCACCTATCAGTTTGCCGTGTTGTTTCTCGACTGCGATCGCTTTAAAATCGTCAATGATTCTCTTGGCCATTTTGTTGGCGACGAACTGCTGGTTGCCCTTGCTGGTCGTTTAGAAGCAACCCTACTCGAAGGCGATACTCTAGCGCGGATGGGGGGTGATGAATTCGCCATTCTCCTAAATAATATTGAAAATATCAACACTGCAACCCAAGTAGCCGAGCAAATACTTAAAGCACTCTCTTTTCCTTTTGAGCTTAAAAGGCAAAAAGTTTTTATAAATGCCAGCATTGGCATAACTTTGGGCAATCTTAATTACGAGCGCCCAGAACATTTATTGCGTGATGCGGATACGGCTATGTATCGCGCAAAAACTTTAGGAAAAGGTCAGTATCGCATTTTTGACCCTGCAATGCACGATGCTGCTCTCCAGGTTTTACATCTAGAGACTGACTTGCGTAAAGCCGTCAATCAGCAAGAATTTACCGTCCACTATCAGCCTATTGTTGCTCTGGACAGCGGTAGCATTGTTGGGTTTGAGGCACTGGTGCGCTGGTATCATCCCCAAAGAGGAATGGTTTCTCCAGTGTTGTTTATTCCTATAGCAGAAGAAACGGGTTTAATTAACCCTATCGGTAACTTTGTTTTACGGGAAGCTTGCCATCAACTTCGTCTATGGCATCAAGAAAAACTCACAGATTATCCTCTGACTATGAGCGTGAATATTTCTGCACGGCAGTTTGCTCAACCCAATTTAATTGAGCAAATTGACCAAATTTTAGGAGAGACTCAACTTGCTCCCCAAAGCTTAAAGTTAGAAATTACAGAAAGTGCAATTATGGATAACGCTACATCAGCTACTGCTATTCTCCAACAACTGAGAGAACGGCAAGTTCAGTTGAGTATCGATGACTTCGGGACGGGTTATTCTTCCCTAAGTTACCTACATTCTTTTCCTGTTGATAACATCAAAATTGACCGTTCGTTTGTTCAGCGCTTGGACGTAAATCCCGACAATGTGGGGCTTGTTCCAGCAATTATTAGCATTGCTAGGGCACTGGGAATGAGCGCGATCGCAGAAGGAATTGAAACAACCGAACAGTTAGGTCAACTGAGAACTTTAAACTGCGATTTTGGTCAGGGATATCTGTTTTCTAAACCTTTGCCCGCGAAACAGGCTACAGACCTAATTGCATCGGCTCCCCAGTGGTGA
- a CDS encoding MHYT domain-containing protein — MTGTYNLGLVALSFAIALIASYTALDLAGRVQLAVGLRRWLWLLGGAIAMGTGIWSMHFIAMLAFKLPQPAHYNMSSAVLSLLYGVLTSGIALYLLSREVSIQLLLCGGVCMGIAIAGMHYTGMAAMQLMATIEYDWWLVSLSVAIAISASFAALWLAFGLRDRSLKEQIAQKLGSAFIMAIAISGMHYTGMWASHFIPHNGLPVEPSPTISRSWLAGAIGMATLFILSLALLTSLFDKHLTAQLVREQALEESEKRFRMLIREMQVGVLLLNANAEILIWNQAAIHLLNLKSEELLHQVFGANWLLLHEDGTPFPTKELPVQQAIANRQSIHNIVIGIARSENEETGEKSPIQHRKSKIQNLKRYWLLANAEPQIAKDGSVERVVCTFSDITNQKQAEAALQASQDFLERVIDAVPDPIFVKDRQHRWTIVNNAFCQMTGYPREELIGKSDYDFFSKAEAEVFCKYNDLVFTTGIEYENEETFTNGFAKNYTLSTKKVAFKDGAGNQVLVGVARNITDRKLAEAALQESAERERAIAFAIQRMRQTLEIDKIFSATTEELRQAIKCDRVLVYRFNPDWSGELVSESVATGWKKLVQQQTHQPDLKKVAVGNADCAVKTLGPTNDPIIIDTYLQKTQGGGYRGSTNYRCVPDIYQAGFDDCYIEFLEQFQARAYIIVPIFCGNQLWGLLATYQNSEPRHWKEAEIRMLLQIGAHLGVAIQQAELLAQTQNQSAELQKAKEAADAANRAKTEFLAHMSHELRSPLNAILGFTQVMNRDNSLSAEHQQFVGIISRSGEHLLELINDILEMSKIEAGRITLYENDVDLYHLLDSIEEMLQLKATSKRLTLTFERAPNVPQYIKTDATKLRQILINLLGNAIKFTEKGSVTLRVRGEQGTEGRELVAGEGIMWTPDSQSSLPLISSTEPDFLNRQCLMFEVEDTGCGIDIREFDNLFEAFGQTATGLKSGQGTGLGLPISRKFVELMGGAIAVSSKLGLGTRFVFNILVSAVDGTPIKTSAPISKKIIGLAPDQPTYRILVAEDKPTNRFLLVRLLSSLGFDVREAENGQEALAVWQIWQPHLIWMDMRMPVMDGYESTKQIRASVNGEATVIIALTASAFEDERQLILSAGCDDFMRKPFREEELLAKMSEYVGVRYLYEEEALHTENGRENPEDVTNNADLALQISRMPSQWIEQLYHAAAQGSDMLIFDLIEQIPAENSSLGITLRNLVDSFQFDEVINLAEAFVD, encoded by the coding sequence ATGACTGGCACTTACAATTTAGGCTTGGTAGCACTTTCCTTTGCGATCGCCCTCATAGCCTCTTACACAGCTCTAGACTTAGCGGGGCGAGTGCAACTGGCTGTGGGATTGCGGCGCTGGCTTTGGCTCTTGGGTGGTGCGATCGCAATGGGAACAGGGATTTGGTCAATGCACTTTATTGCCATGTTGGCTTTCAAGCTGCCTCAGCCAGCCCACTATAATATGTCGAGCGCTGTGCTTTCGCTCTTGTATGGAGTGCTTACTTCGGGTATTGCTTTATACCTTCTGAGTCGAGAAGTTTCCATACAACTTTTACTCTGCGGTGGCGTTTGCATGGGAATTGCCATTGCTGGGATGCATTACACGGGCATGGCAGCCATGCAACTAATGGCAACAATAGAGTATGACTGGTGGTTAGTTAGCCTCTCAGTTGCGATCGCCATTAGTGCTTCTTTTGCTGCCCTTTGGCTTGCTTTTGGGCTAAGAGATCGATCCTTAAAAGAGCAGATTGCCCAGAAACTGGGCAGCGCCTTTATCATGGCAATTGCCATCAGCGGGATGCATTACACCGGGATGTGGGCAAGTCACTTTATTCCCCACAACGGCTTGCCCGTAGAGCCGTCTCCCACTATCTCTCGCTCCTGGCTAGCTGGTGCTATTGGGATGGCTACCCTATTCATTTTGAGTTTAGCGCTGTTGACATCCCTATTTGATAAACATCTAACTGCTCAGTTAGTGCGCGAGCAGGCTTTAGAGGAAAGCGAGAAACGCTTTCGGATGCTAATCCGCGAGATGCAGGTGGGTGTATTGTTGCTCAATGCCAATGCGGAAATTCTGATTTGGAATCAAGCGGCTATTCATCTGCTCAATCTTAAATCAGAGGAATTACTACATCAGGTGTTTGGTGCAAATTGGCTGTTGCTGCACGAAGACGGTACGCCGTTCCCAACAAAAGAGCTACCAGTGCAACAGGCGATCGCCAACCGCCAATCCATTCATAATATAGTCATAGGAATCGCTCGTTCTGAGAATGAAGAAACTGGGGAAAAATCCCCAATCCAACATCGAAAATCTAAAATCCAAAACCTAAAACGATACTGGCTGCTAGCGAATGCCGAGCCGCAAATAGCAAAAGATGGTAGCGTAGAGCGGGTCGTTTGCACCTTTAGCGACATAACTAACCAAAAGCAAGCAGAAGCCGCATTACAGGCAAGCCAAGATTTTTTGGAGCGGGTGATCGACGCAGTACCTGACCCTATTTTTGTTAAAGACAGACAACATCGTTGGACAATCGTCAACAATGCCTTTTGTCAGATGACCGGGTATCCCCGTGAAGAGTTGATTGGCAAATCTGACTATGACTTTTTCTCAAAAGCTGAAGCTGAGGTTTTCTGTAAATATAACGATCTAGTATTTACTACAGGCATTGAATACGAAAACGAAGAAACATTCACTAATGGGTTTGCCAAAAACTATACCCTATCAACAAAAAAAGTAGCCTTTAAAGATGGCGCTGGCAATCAAGTTTTAGTTGGTGTCGCCCGGAATATAACCGATCGCAAACTAGCTGAAGCCGCATTGCAAGAAAGTGCGGAACGAGAAAGAGCGATCGCCTTCGCCATCCAACGGATGCGCCAGACGTTAGAGATTGACAAAATTTTTAGTGCGACGACCGAAGAACTGCGACAAGCCATCAAGTGCGATCGCGTCCTTGTCTATCGCTTTAACCCTGACTGGAGTGGAGAGCTTGTCTCTGAGTCGGTAGCAACGGGTTGGAAGAAACTTGTGCAGCAACAAACCCATCAACCCGATCTGAAAAAGGTAGCTGTTGGCAACGCCGATTGTGCTGTCAAAACCTTGGGTCCTACTAATGACCCAATAATAATAGATACTTATTTGCAAAAAACTCAAGGCGGTGGTTATCGCGGGTCAACAAATTACCGCTGCGTTCCCGATATCTACCAGGCAGGATTTGACGATTGTTACATTGAATTTTTAGAGCAATTTCAGGCACGAGCATACATTATTGTCCCCATATTCTGTGGCAATCAACTATGGGGTCTATTGGCGACTTACCAAAATTCGGAACCCCGCCATTGGAAAGAAGCAGAAATTAGAATGTTACTTCAGATTGGGGCACACTTAGGAGTTGCCATTCAACAAGCCGAGTTATTAGCGCAAACGCAAAACCAGTCCGCCGAACTGCAAAAAGCCAAGGAAGCCGCAGATGCCGCCAATCGCGCCAAAACTGAATTCCTTGCCCATATGAGCCACGAACTGCGATCGCCACTCAACGCCATTCTCGGTTTTACCCAAGTGATGAACCGTGATAACTCCTTATCTGCTGAACATCAGCAATTTGTAGGCATCATTAGTCGTAGCGGCGAGCATTTGCTGGAATTGATTAACGACATTCTGGAAATGTCAAAAATCGAGGCGGGGCGAATCACCTTGTACGAAAATGACGTTGACCTATATCATCTGCTCGATAGTATCGAAGAGATGCTACAACTCAAAGCAACATCCAAGCGTCTTACACTTACCTTCGAGCGCGCCCCTAATGTACCCCAATATATAAAAACCGACGCAACTAAACTGCGTCAAATTTTGATTAACCTCCTCGGCAATGCCATTAAATTTACAGAAAAAGGGAGCGTTACATTGCGAGTAAGGGGGGAACAGGGAACAGAGGGCAGGGAACTGGTGGCTGGTGAAGGGATAATGTGGACTCCCGACTCCCAATCTTCATTGCCCCTAATTTCCAGTACCGAACCCGATTTCCTCAATCGCCAATGCCTAATGTTTGAAGTTGAAGATACAGGCTGCGGCATTGACATTAGGGAGTTTGATAATTTATTTGAAGCCTTCGGACAAACTGCAACAGGTTTGAAATCCGGTCAAGGAACAGGTTTAGGTTTACCCATTAGTCGCAAGTTTGTGGAATTGATGGGGGGAGCGATCGCTGTCAGTAGTAAGTTGGGTTTGGGAACTCGCTTTGTATTTAATATCTTGGTGAGTGCGGTTGACGGTACTCCGATTAAAACAAGCGCTCCTATTAGTAAAAAAATTATTGGTTTAGCACCTGACCAACCTACTTATCGCATTCTAGTCGCGGAAGATAAGCCGACTAACCGCTTCCTCTTAGTCAGGCTACTCAGCTCATTAGGCTTTGACGTGCGCGAGGCTGAGAACGGTCAAGAAGCCTTAGCCGTGTGGCAAATTTGGCAGCCGCACCTGATTTGGATGGATATGCGGATGCCCGTTATGGACGGATATGAAAGTACCAAACAGATTAGAGCTTCAGTTAATGGTGAGGCAACGGTAATTATTGCCTTGACTGCCAGCGCCTTTGAAGATGAGCGACAACTTATTTTATCAGCCGGATGTGATGACTTCATGCGTAAACCCTTTCGAGAAGAGGAGTTGCTCGCAAAAATGAGCGAATATGTAGGAGTGCGATATCTCTACGAAGAGGAAGCATTACACACAGAAAACGGGAGGGAAAACCCAGAAGACGTTACAAATAATGCCGACCTCGCGCTTCAAATTTCCCGCATGCCGAGTCAGTGGATAGAACAGCTATACCATGCAGCTGCTCAAGGCAGCGATATGCTGATTTTCGATCTAATTGAGCAAATACCCGCAGAGAATTCTTCTTTGGGTATTACTTTGAGGAACTTAGTGGATAGCTTTCAGTTTGATGAAGTCATCAACTTAGCTGAGGCATTTGTCGATTAA
- a CDS encoding carboxylesterase, with translation MTTKMFDYSAFTAAMIRDIKAYEDALPVMHEKCRSQFFLHQEPTSKVCLFFHGFTATPEQFVPIGKAFFKAGYNVLIPLLPGHGIAGNWNADNPPPLPENPEVYQQFGIHWLQKAQALGRDAIVGGLSGGSTLAGWLAVERAVQINRALLFAPYLSGTNKLVDLVVQIFNIYFEWKTKPGVTSFGYDGFLMPSLRLFLDMGEDIIQQVKKREAAPMFIVSSDKDLAVGKEEHEDLFKAAIAHQPQCWYHCFDRSLDIGHNMMTEAEGNDDVDLVIAIAKAYVESDLTWAEVEKIGDRIKQGYSFNAAVNELNLTPRVSVDMPTMMALFTNFANVRERQEVYNIDL, from the coding sequence ATGACGACAAAAATGTTCGACTATTCTGCCTTTACAGCAGCAATGATAAGAGACATCAAAGCATATGAAGATGCGCTGCCAGTAATGCATGAAAAATGTCGCTCTCAGTTTTTCCTTCACCAAGAGCCAACAAGCAAGGTTTGCCTATTTTTTCACGGATTTACTGCTACCCCAGAACAATTTGTACCTATAGGAAAAGCCTTTTTTAAAGCAGGCTATAACGTCTTAATTCCTTTATTGCCCGGACATGGTATTGCAGGCAATTGGAATGCAGATAACCCCCCTCCACTCCCCGAAAACCCAGAAGTTTATCAACAATTTGGCATTCACTGGTTGCAAAAGGCTCAAGCTTTGGGAAGAGACGCGATCGTAGGAGGACTTTCTGGTGGAAGTACGCTGGCAGGGTGGTTGGCAGTAGAACGTGCGGTACAAATTAACCGAGCGTTGTTGTTTGCCCCTTATTTAAGTGGCACCAACAAGCTAGTAGATTTGGTCGTACAAATATTTAATATCTACTTTGAGTGGAAGACAAAACCAGGGGTGACATCATTTGGCTACGATGGCTTTCTGATGCCATCATTGCGACTTTTCTTAGATATGGGGGAAGATATTATCCAACAGGTGAAAAAAAGGGAAGCAGCACCCATGTTTATTGTGTCCAGCGACAAGGATCTCGCTGTAGGCAAGGAGGAACATGAAGATTTATTTAAAGCTGCGATCGCGCATCAGCCGCAGTGTTGGTATCACTGTTTTGACCGCTCTCTAGATATTGGTCACAATATGATGACCGAAGCAGAAGGTAACGACGATGTAGACTTGGTTATCGCCATAGCTAAAGCCTATGTTGAAAGCGATTTAACTTGGGCTGAAGTTGAAAAAATTGGCGATCGCATCAAGCAGGGCTACTCTTTCAACGCTGCGGTTAATGAACTCAATCTCACTCCTCGCGTTTCTGTTGATATGCCCACAATGATGGCGCTTTTTACAAATTTTGCAAACGTCAGGGAAAGACAGGAAGTTTATAATATTGATTTGTAA